In Phycisphaerae bacterium, the DNA window CGATGGCCTCGTAACACGAACGGCGCATGAGCATGAAGGCGCCGTTGGCGTAGGCGGTGCGCTTCTCCGGGTTGTTTACGCGCTCCGGCAGAAACCACCAGATGAGTACGATGCCGCATACCGGCTGAATCACCCGCTCCCAGAAGGTCTCTGTCTCGAGCATCGGCGTAACGGAGAGGAAATCGACGTCTTCGGACAAGGCCTCGCGGACGGCGACGGTGACGGTCCGCGGGGAGGTGAATCGACAGTCGGCGTCGGTGAAGCACAACCAGTCGCCCGTTGCCACTTCCACACCCTCGCGCATGGCGTTGTTCTTGCCGAACCATCCATCGCGCAGCGACTGAACGGTCAGAACGCGGAGCCGCGGGTGCTGATCACTCAGCTTCTGAAGAATGCTCGGCGTCGCGTCCGTGCTGCGATCGTCCACGGCGATGATCTGCAAATCGGAATAATCCTGAGCGAGAAGCGACGACAGGCAACGTTCGATATTCGCCTCCTCGTTACGGGCGGCAACGACGAGCGATACGCGAGGGAGGGAGGCAGGGCCGCCGGTGTGGGATTCGTGGCTCAGGACCGTGCGGCGCCGCAGTCCCCGTCCCACCAGAATGAGACGGACGAGCCAGATCAGCCCCAGGACGACGGCACCGCCGAGCCAGATCGACCAGAAGATCATGGAAGCGATCGACATGAAGGCGACATTCATCAAAGGGGAACGAAGCCGAAAGGACGAAGATTATCCCTATCCTGTGTTCATACGCAATGCGCGACTACTGAAGGCAATTGGGGGTACTGCGCCAGCGGATGGCGGGCCACTTCCAGCAACGGCCGTGGCGCGGTAGGACTAACCGCGTCCTCTGGCTCTGGAAGCAACCATGCTCACCGCGCAGGCCATCTGGTCTCGAGCCCCCCTGCTCCCCGTGGCGATCGGCCTCGTCGCCGGCATCCTCATCGACCAGGATTTTCAACCGCAACCATTGATCCACGCGATTGCCGCGGGGCTGGGCGCTGTCGCCGGGATCGCATTCCGCCGGCGTCGCGATCTCCTTCCTCACGTCGCCGTCGTCCTTGTGGCCGCGGGCGCAGGTGGGATGCTCCACTTTGCGCGGTCCCGGCTACTCCCTCCGCTGAGCATTGCCCTCGACGCCACGGATGATCGTCCCATCGTGCGGATCCGGGGGGTCGTTTCATCCGCCCCGCGTGTGGTGAGCGACCGCGAACATCCCTTCGCCCGATGGATCGCCCGGGACGAACGCACCGTATTCGTGCTGGATGTCGAATCCATCGAAGGCGAATCGGGGTTCATTCCGCGGACCGGCCGCATCCGCGTCGTCGTGCGCGAGGCCGTCCTCCGTCTGGCCCAACGCAGCCGGGTCGAGCTCTTTGGCCGCCTGTATCCGCTGATGCCGCCGGAGAACCCGGGGGTCTACAACTGGGCCTCGTACAACCGTCGGGAGGGCATCATGGCGGGCATGACGTGCCTGCACCGCGAGAATGTCCGGGCGTTGGCGTCGGCGCCGATCAGCGACGTCGGCCGGTGGGTGCTTGCCTATCGCCGCGCCGCCCGTGAGCTCCTTACCGGGGATCTGGCGGCAAGCGAACAGCAGAGCGGATTGCTCGACGCCATGATCCTGGGGCATCGCTCGATACTCGATCGGCAAATCAACGATGTGTTCATTCGAGCCGGGATCATTCACTTCATCGCGGTCAGCGGCGTCAACGTGGCGATCGTTATGATGCTGGCACGGACGCTGTTTCGCACCCTCGGAGGAACGGTACGGCAATCGACATTCGCAATGATCGCGGCGGCAGTCCTCTTCGCGATTCTCACCGAGCCGCGCCCGCCGGTCCTGCGGGCATGCGTGATCGGCATTGTGTACGGACTGGCCGTGCTGCTGGGTCGGGCCCGCTACCAGCTCAACTGGGTTTGCGCGACCGTCATCCTGCTGGCGCTGATCGATCCGTCCATGATCTTCGACGTTGGATACCAGCTCTCCACGGCCGCGGTCATTGGTGTCGTCTTTCTGACACCCGTCGTGCAGCGTGCCGGGAATGGCGCGGCAGCACTGATCGGTTTCAATCGAGATAGCGCCTTCTGGCGACTGCCTCGCGCGTCCGTTGGATTGGACCGGTTCTGGGGTTGGAGCGCGCGCTGGCATGCCCTTCGCGTGCACATTGCCCATACACTTGCCACCGCAGCCGCGGTGGCCCTGGCGGCGTGGCTGATGGGTTCACCGATTGTGGCCTGGCATTTTTACCGCATTCAACTATGGGGAGCCGTGGCTACGCTGATGATCTTCCCCCTGGTGAGCCTGGCGATGGCGCTGGGCTTTGCCAAGTTGATTCTGAGCATGCTCCTTCCAACGCTGGCGGTATGGATCGGCTATCCATTGCTGGGCACCGAATGGCTGCTCATCCGCGCGGCCGATTTCTTCGCCGGTTTGCCTTTGTCCTCGGCCGTGGTTGCACGGCCTCCTACCTGGCTCGTGATCGTCTACTACGCATGGATGACCTTGTTGATGATCCGTTTTCGGCGACGGAACGCATCCGAAACCGGACACCCCGCGCGCGGGGCCGGAACGGCGGTCCTGCAGGATTCACATGAGCAAACGTCCGTTCACGGGCGCCGGGCGTTCGATGTCATGCTGATGCTGCTGGCCGTAGTCGTCCTGGTCGGTTCTCTTGACTGGCTCGGCGGGCGCTCCGTACCCCGCGATCTTCGCGCGACCTTTCTTTCCGTGGGGGCGGGCACGGCCGTGGTGCTCGAATTGCCCGACGGCCACGTCGCTCTGTATGACGCTGGAACATCATCGGCATACGACGTCGGCCGTCAGACGATCGTGCCGTACTTCCAGTCGCGCGGAATTCGCCGCATCGACACGATCTATGTCAGCCATGCCAACCTCGACCATTTCAGCGGGTTGCCCTCCATCGCCGAGGGCGTTCGAATCGGCGAAGTGGTCGTCAACGAGCACTTTCCTTATGGAGAGGGCGCCCCATCGCATGTTCGACACCTGCTGATGCTGTTGGGCGAGAATGGCGTTCCGGTTCGCGTGATGAGGCCGGATCAGTCAACGTGGAAAGCGGGAGAGGTCACCTTCGAGCGGCTCTGGCCGGTCGGAAACGAGCACTCCAAGCTCGCCGCCAACGACGCCTCAACGGTCCTGCGTGTTTCTTTTGCGGGAAGATCAATCCTGCTTCCCGGGGATATACAGTACGCCGCCCAGCAGGCGATTATCAGGCGCGGCGATGTGGCGTCCGATGTGCTCATGCTGCCGCACCATGGCGGCGTCCAAGCCAATACGGGGGCGTTTATTGATGCCGTGGGGGCCAATCTGCTGATCCGTTCCCACTACCAGTCTTGGGAGGACACCGACAACGGACTGAAGAATCTGACAGGCGGAAGGCGGGTTTTCAGCACGGCCGACGTCGGCGCGGTGCAAATCACCATCAGACCGGACGGACAACTCGGTGTATCGACATTCGCGGCGGGTACGGCCTCGCCCGCTTTCGGCGTGACCCAATGGGCTGAACAGGAGTGAAACCGACCGGCGGCGGAACCTACATGCAACGGGTTACTACACGGCCGCACACGTCCTTGAGCGCTCCCAGGGCGCTGGCGCAGTCGGCCAGTTGTTGGTCCAGCGCCTGCCGTTCGAGATCGGCCGCCTGCTGCGTAAGCGCCGGATAGCCGTATCCCGCCCCGCACCCCTTGAGCTGGTGGGCAGCGATGCGGAGCGCGTCGAAATCTTCGGTGCGAAGGGCCTGCTCCATCGTCATGATTCGTTCCGGCAGACTGCTGAGGAACAGATCCACGAGATCGGCAAACGAAGGATCTTCCCTCACGAGAAGGGACTCGATGGGTCCGCCGTTAGCGGGAACGCTCGTGGACATGATTGGCTCCGGATGTACGGTCACCTCAGCGACGAACGGTCGCAGGTCCGCTTCCCGAAACATCGACTCATCGAGCGCCAGAGTTTACGCAGGTTCGCATTGGAGGCGGGTCAGGATCGTCGTTTTCGGACGAATCCGGAACGGGCCGGGCTCGACTCAAACCAGGAAGGCCTTGCGCTTCCGCCCGCTGAGATAGGATTCCATCACGCAGTTGGCCAGGTCGCCGCTCGTGCAATAGAACGCCACACCCTGGGTGAGCTTGGCCAGATGATCCACGAACGACACCCAGTCCATGTAGGCGTAGTCGTCAATCAGGGCGAATACGGAGAAGCGAACGCCCTGCCGGGAGAGCATGACCGATTCCGACAGCGTAGTCATCGCCGTGCGCTCGGACGGTGGATAAATGAGGTGCACCGTGTCGCTTTCCAGATGCGCCGTGGGCTCGCCATCGGTAATGATGAACACCTGCTTGTTCTGTCCGCCCCGCCGGGCCAGGACGCGCCGGGCCATGTTCAATCCCATTTGCAGGTTGGTGAAGTGCTGCGGGGCGCGGGCGATCTCCGCCAGGGGCACCCGTATGTTGACCACGGGATCGAACAGCGAAACGTGTTTCGGCGAGGACAGCGCGAGCTTCTGCTCCGGAATGATCTCGGCGCCGCTGTAGAAGCCGATCACGTCCACGGTATCAAGCGGAAAGCGCTGGCGGATCAGCGCGTACATGGCCATGGCGCAACGCTTGGCCTGGGCAAAACGATTCCAGCGGCGCATGGACCCGGACATGTCCAGGAGAATCACCGTGCTGCACGTGGCCTGCGATTCGCTCTGGTGTACCTCGAAGTCGTCTTCAGTAAGGCGGAGTGGCAAGCCGGGACCGTGTCGCATAACCGCGTTGCGCAACGTCGATGAAAGGTCGATGTCGCTGACGGGGTCGCCGAAGCGGTAGGCCCGCGTGCCTTCCATGCGCTCCCCGCCGGTGCCGCTTCGCGGCGTCTCGTGTCCCTCGTGCGAATCGGCCTTCAGATTGCCGAATACCTCCATCAGCGCCTTGCGCTGCAGGCTTCCGATTGCCCGCGGCGTCAACCGGAACTGGACACCGACCTTCTCGAGCAGGCCTTCCTCGATCCATTGTTCGATGATCTTCTGCTGCTCGGGATCGTCCTCGATATCCTTCAGCGCGCGGAGGGCATCCTCGCCGTACTCGATGAGGTACTCCATGAAATTCTCGAAATAGGCGAGGTGATCCTGGGTCGGGAATTCCGAGCCGTCCCACTGCTGGTAAAGAAAACGCATCGATCGAAGGCTCCCCGGCAACGTGAATCGGCGCCCGATTCCGAGCGAAAACGGGCGCGATTCCACGAACAGGGGATCTTAGTCGCCGTCGTTGGATATGACGACGTGATAGTATTCCAGGAGCGTTCCCTTGGCCCGCTCGACTTCGATCATGGCGAGGTTGTAGTCGATCATCGCGTTGAGCATGGCCCGACGGGCGTCGGCGAGATTGATGCGCGCGGCCAGCTCGCTGTTGAGCGTATTGAGGTCCTTCCGCTCCGCCCGGGCGACGATCGATTCGACCTCGCGTTCGGTGGCCTCGGAGGCATTGAAAGTCGGCGGGATCTGCTCATACGCCGTCTGCATCTCCCGGATGGCCGTATTCACGCCGAGAATGACACGCTCGAAAAGATACTTGAGCTGCGACGCCGCCTGGGAATGAGACAGCTTGGCGCTCGTGGTTCCGGCCCGCCGCGCCCGGTTGCCGATGGGCATGGAGAACTGCACGCCGACGAAATATTCCATGTAGTCCCACATGGTGAGTTGATCAAAGGAATTGTCGGCGCTGCCGCCGAGACCGTCGATGGTCCACCGGAAGGTCAGGTCAAGCGCGGGCAGTTCTTCGTTCCGTGCCACGCCCACCTGGATGCCGGCGATGTCCAGCCGCAGCTTCTGCTGGAGGACCTCCGGGTTGTGCTCGAGTGCGGCCTGAACTGACGCGATGCGATCCATGTCCACCAGCGTCAGGTCGGGCAGGCCCACCGGGATGATCTCGAAATCGTCGATCAGGTTCAGCGTGGGATCGTTCAGCGCTGCAACGAGTTCATCCTGCGCGTTACGCAGATTCGTCTTGCGGCGAACGAATTCAAATCGGCTGGCCTCGAGTCGCGACTCCGTGGCGTTGAGTTGCACCGGCATGATGTCGAAGTCCTTGCGGGCTTCGAGATACTGGTAAATGGCCTCAAACTCGGCCAGTTTGCGGGCGGTGATGACCACGTCGCGGCGGGCGAACATGAGTCGCCAATAGAGCCGCTCGACGTCCGCCAGTGTGTCCCGCACCTGGATGCGGAAGTCCAGATCGGAGATGCCTTTCTCCTTCTTGCGGATGCGCAGCTCCGCAAGGTTGCGGTCCAGCCCGAACCCGCGGAGCAGGGGCTGCCGGAGCTCCACCATGAAATCGCTGAAGTACTCCGGGTTGATCTGTTGAAATGCGAGGGACGTGAAGGTCCGCTCCAGGCCGTACTGAGCCGTCACCTGCGTGCCGATGGGCAGCAGCTTGGTGACGCCGACACTCGAATTGAACTGATCCAGATCGTTGGCCAGAAGCTGCGAACCCGTAGGTCGGTCCACCTTGTTCTTGGTGACGGAACCGGCAAGGGTGGCGTCGAACGCGGCCGCCGCAGCCACGACCGAAGACGTCGCAATCGCCGGTCCATACGAGGCCGAGTCGATCTGGTAATTGTTGATCAGCGCCCGGTGCAAGGCATCTTCAAGTGTCATGTAGATGCTGTTGGACCGGCTGATCTGCTGGACGAGCGGCGCGATCCGACCGGCCGCCTGCACTGCGGTGTCGTCCCGGCGCTGGCGGCCGTCCTCCAGCCAGCGCTGGGTCATCGTCTCCACATCCGTGGGATCGGGGACATGCCACTCGAGCCGGTCCAGGGACATGTTGAGCGCCGCAACGGCGCGGGCCTGGGCGGCGGACACATCGACCTGCTCACCCGACTCCTGTCGGATGACCCCGGACGGCGTCGAACGCTCCGCCGGCGGTGCAGATGCGTCGGACTCGGTTTGGCCTCGGGCAGGCGAGAGGAACGTGCCGGCGGAAGCGGCGAACACAGTGAGCGCGAGAATGCGTTGCATCATGCGAACACGCTTTGGCGCGGCAGGGAAGCGCGAAAGTCCGAGTAAACGAGCAGGATGTTCCGACGCCGACCGCCGTCACGTACCGCGCTTCCGCGACGCAAGGCCAAGCATCGAGGAGATCGTACCGCCCGCTGGTCGAGCCCGCAAACGACAAGGGCTCCGCATTCGCGCCCCCGCTGCAACTTTTGACAGGCCGAAACGAAGTCCGTCCGGGGGTGACCGATACGCAACGGAAGATAGGCTGGCGGTCGCGCTTGGCGGGGACATCCTGGTCCGAGTCGATATAATGGCACCGCACGAAACGAGCGGAGTCGATGCCCCAGGAGCCATTGCCATCCTCAGGCGCCCCTCGGCGCTGGCCGAAGTTCTTCCGCCAACCGCTGGACGACGTCCTCGCGACGCTCGAACCGGTCGTGACCACGCGCGGTTTTGCTTCGGGAATGCTGCCCCTGCTGGCGATCATGATCGCAGCATGGTTCATCTACGTGCCGATCCATGAGATGCTGCACGTGTTCGGATGCGTCGCGGCCGGAGGCACCGTCAGCGAGCTCGAAATCAAACCGCAGTACGGCGGAACGATCCTCGCACAGTACTTTGATTTCGTCACGCCCGGCGGAAGCTACGGAGGCAGGCTTTCCGGATTCGACACACACGGCTCGGACCTGACCTATCTTTCAACTGTGTTCATGCCGTTCGTCCTGTCGATCGTACCTGGCGTGGCGTTGTTGTGGCTGTGCACGCGGCGCGCCCGGCCTTTTCTGGCCGGACCGGCGCTCCTGCTGGCCTTGGCGCCGTTCTATAACCTGCCGGGCGACTATCACGAGATGGGGTCGATTCTGGTCACGCGCACGTTGAGCCTGTTGGCGGGCGGGGTCGATCCACCAATGTTCGAGAAACTGCGATCGGATGACGTATTTGCTCTTCTGGGGACGTACGTCTCCCACCCGGCTGAGCTGAACTTGCATGGACCGGTGAAGATCATCATGGGAGGGGGCGTTATCTTGGCGTCCGTACTGACCGCTGCCCTGCTCGCGTTTGCGACGTACTGGTGTGGCACGGCGGTCGCGCGAGCGATCGTCGGTGCGCCTCGCCCGCCGACTCGTATCACTCCACCACCGCGTCGGGTTCGCCGTCGGCGACCGGCATCACACCGCGACGCACCGTCCCCGTTCAGCGGTGCCGCATCACCGCGCGAATGAGCACGGCCAGACGTTCGCAGACGAAATCGCGGAAGACCCGGGCATTCAATGTGCGCAAGCGAAGCATGGGCCCGCTAACGAGCTCACCACGCACGTCGGGGAAGTGACGCGTTTCGTGGAAGGCCACGGCTTCGGTCGTGACCGTGCCCAGAAGCTGGATGCGAAACTCCCCCAGGGCGAAATCGAAGCGGATTTCGCGCCCCCCTTCGAGGAAATTCGACGCGTCCATTTCCATGGAGATGCCGTCATCGCGATACTTCTCCATGAGCTCCACGAACACGCCAACGAGCTCGCGGACCATGAGTTCGCGCAGTTCCTCAATGCGATCGCGTTCCTTGGGCGTCTGCTCCGCCTCTCGACGCTTTCGTTCCTTCATCGTCAGGATGAGCTTGTCCAGGTCGGTTTCCAGGGAGCGCGGAGGCGGCGGAGGCACCCTGGTGCTTTCCACCAGCCGCTGGTATTCCGATGGTTTACCCGCACTGCCCACCGCAGATGCTCCATGATCCGCCGACAGTTCCGCCTCAGAGCGATTCCGGATACCTGTTCATTCATCGACGACTGCCGGGCCGGATATGCATGATCCGGAAATCCGCCCATGCCACCCTGTGGTGTCGAAGTCCGATAGGACGCCTGCAGAGACGAATTTGATTGACACCCAGGTTTTCCCCGAAATAGGATACAATTGGCGGCCGTGGAAAGTCCGTCGATAAGAAAACGGCACCGCGGGGGCTCGACCCGATTGGGTCGCGCCCTTCTTCGAGCGCATTTCCCCTCTGTCGAGGCGCGATCCTTGCCAACGCTGTATGTGCTTCAGGGGCCCGATAAAGGCCGGACCTACCTCACCGAAGATGGATCCGCGCTCATCGGCCGGTCGTCGGAGCAGATCTCGCTGACCGATCACACCGCCTCGCGCCGACATGCCGAGATTCACCGTGCCAACGGGTCATGGGTCCTGACCGATCTGCAAAGCGCTAACGGAACTTACCTCAACGGGCAGCGCATCGTCGCCCCTTCCCCGCTGAAGCACGGCGACCAGATCAAGATCGGCAGCACGCTGCTGGTCTTCTCGGGCGGACTGGAATCCGGCGGGGCCACCACGGCCGGCAGCCTCTTCCGCGATCTCGTGGAGATCGACGAAGACAATTCCCCCGCCGGGTCTTCCATCGTGGCCGCGATCGACTCCTCCGAAGAGAGCATCATTCTCCAGCCGCCCGAGACCGCCGATGCCGTCTCCGCGTGGAATATCATCTATCGCGTCGCCGAGCTGATCGGCACGACTGACTCCGCCACCCGCTTCCTGGAGGGCGTCGCCGAGATCGTCTTCCGCCACCTTCCCGTGGATCACCTGGTCATTCTGATGGCCGACGAGCCCGGCGCAGCGCTGCAACCGGCGCTGGTCCGCTTTCGGGGGATGGATCGGGGGCGGCGATCCAAAATCGTGACGTCGCAGACCATCGTCCAGCACGTGCTGCGCACCCGCGACGGCGTGCTGTGCGCCAACGCCCTGACTGACAGCCGCTTCAGTTCCAACCCGCAGGACAGCCTCCATCGCCTGGGTCTGCGGAGCATCATCTGTGTTCCCATCGTGTCATCCGACCACGTCCACGGCGTGTTCCACCTCGATTGCTCCATGGCCCGGCACACGTTCACGCAGGAGCAACTCCGGCTCGCCGTCGCCATCGGACGGCTCACCGGCATGGCGCTGGAAAACGCTCGCCTCATGGAAACGCGCGTACGCACCGAACGCCTCGCGGCCACGGGAGAGACCGTCGCCTATCTTTCGCACCACATCCGCAACATTCTCCAGGGCATGCAGGGGGGCGCAGACGTCATCGAGCTGGCGCTGCAGCGAAACAACCTCGCAACGGCCGTGAATGGCTGGGCGATGATGAAGCGGAATCTCGATCGCATCCTCCACCTGACCCTCAACATGCTCACCTTCAGCAAGCAGCGCAAGCCGCGGATCGAGCTGGCCCAGCTCAACGCCATCGTTGCGGACGTATTGAGTCTTTCCGCTTCCCGCGCCGCGGAAAAATCCGTGGAGCTGGTTTCCAGGACAAGCGACATTCCGGCGGCGCCGCTCGATCCGGAAGGCATGCACCAGGTGATTCACAACATCGTGCTCAATGCCGTCGACGTGGCTCCTTCAGAAGGAGGGCGCGTGGAGGTCGCCACGCAGTTCGACCCGGATACCGAAACCGTTTCCGTGTCCATTTCCGACAACGGTCCGGGCATTTCACCGGAAGAGCGCGCCCATATCTTCCGCGCGTTTCACTCCTCCAAAGGCCATGCCGGAACCGGACTGGGGCTCGCCGCCGCGATGAAGATCGTCGCGGAGATGGGCGGCCGGATCGATGTCGAGAGCGAACTCGGCACCGGGGCGACCTTCCACGTGCGCATTCCCACGAAACGCGCCGAAGAAGACGGCGACAGCGATCAGACCCACGGCCCCGCCGCCACCCCGCGATAACTCCTCTCTGGCACACATGGTAGCCCCCATATGAAGCGCGGTGTACAATCCACGCAGTGCTTCATTGAAACTGAAAGGAGTCAGGCCATGCATGTACTCGCGGACATCTCCATTGTTCCCCTCGGGGTCGGCGTGTCCGTCTCCAAATATGTCGCCGCCTGCGAGAGGGTCTTCGCCGAAGCGGGACTGAGTCCCCGGCTCCATGCCTTCGGCACCAACCTCGAAGGCGAGTGGGATGTGGTGTTTGCCGCCATCCGCCGCGCTCACGAGGTCTTGCACGAAATGGGCGCGCCGCGCATCTCGGCCAATCTTCGCTTCGGCACGCGAACCGACAAGCCACAATCACTTTCCGATAAGGTCAGCAGTGTTCAGGCAAAGATATAGGTGCGACGCATCAAGTCTGGAGGAAACAGCATGATCGCACGAGCAGGACTGACGTTGGGTTTGGCCGTGGGGTTGGTGCTCGGCGCGTGGGGGTGCAAAGCGTCCGGCGCGGCGAATCAGACGCCCGTGGCCGGCTCCGACATGAAGGCCCCGCGTGGCGCCGAGGGTCCCCTTTCCGGCTTTCAAAGTCTCCGAAGAGGCATGACGCCGGACGATGTGCTCTTGGAGCTGGGCTCGCCGCTCTCCACCAAGATCGAAATGACCTACACGTACTGGTACTATTCGAACCGGGGAGACAGCGGGCCGCACGTCGTTTTTGACACGCGCAATATGAAGGTGATCCGCTGGCAGGAGATCTGAGCCCGCCCAGCAACGGCCCATGAATCAGAAATCGAACTTGCCTTCGCGCACGAATTTCTTGATCGGATTGCGCCCGGTAGGCTGCTCCCGCTCGCGGAGATTTTCGGGCAGGTCCGCCGGGTCACCGGGTCGCCCGATCGCTACCATCGCCTCGACCTTGAAATCGTCAGGAACATTGAGTTCTTTCTTGGCACGGTCGT includes these proteins:
- a CDS encoding glycosyltransferase produces the protein MSIASMIFWSIWLGGAVVLGLIWLVRLILVGRGLRRRTVLSHESHTGGPASLPRVSLVVAARNEEANIERCLSSLLAQDYSDLQIIAVDDRSTDATPSILQKLSDQHPRLRVLTVQSLRDGWFGKNNAMREGVEVATGDWLCFTDADCRFTSPRTVTVAVREALSEDVDFLSVTPMLETETFWERVIQPVCGIVLIWWFLPERVNNPEKRTAYANGAFMLMRRSCYEAIGGHEAVKTEVNEDIRMARRTKRLGLKLRVVENDDLYRTRMYSTPSEAWRGWSRIFYGCFQTPKRLIRVASLHLIYSLIPWISLLVAIVGLASSVSENRVLWGWAVVAWAIAVVFQQLTVARIYPVTRHARGWSLLYFPGACICLAMMISAILKSVGASSTTWRGRTYRADRVIPEVSPAGNHEGAAPPTAKKSATHA
- a CDS encoding ComEC/Rec2 family competence protein, giving the protein MLTAQAIWSRAPLLPVAIGLVAGILIDQDFQPQPLIHAIAAGLGAVAGIAFRRRRDLLPHVAVVLVAAGAGGMLHFARSRLLPPLSIALDATDDRPIVRIRGVVSSAPRVVSDREHPFARWIARDERTVFVLDVESIEGESGFIPRTGRIRVVVREAVLRLAQRSRVELFGRLYPLMPPENPGVYNWASYNRREGIMAGMTCLHRENVRALASAPISDVGRWVLAYRRAARELLTGDLAASEQQSGLLDAMILGHRSILDRQINDVFIRAGIIHFIAVSGVNVAIVMMLARTLFRTLGGTVRQSTFAMIAAAVLFAILTEPRPPVLRACVIGIVYGLAVLLGRARYQLNWVCATVILLALIDPSMIFDVGYQLSTAAVIGVVFLTPVVQRAGNGAAALIGFNRDSAFWRLPRASVGLDRFWGWSARWHALRVHIAHTLATAAAVALAAWLMGSPIVAWHFYRIQLWGAVATLMIFPLVSLAMALGFAKLILSMLLPTLAVWIGYPLLGTEWLLIRAADFFAGLPLSSAVVARPPTWLVIVYYAWMTLLMIRFRRRNASETGHPARGAGTAVLQDSHEQTSVHGRRAFDVMLMLLAVVVLVGSLDWLGGRSVPRDLRATFLSVGAGTAVVLELPDGHVALYDAGTSSAYDVGRQTIVPYFQSRGIRRIDTIYVSHANLDHFSGLPSIAEGVRIGEVVVNEHFPYGEGAPSHVRHLLMLLGENGVPVRVMRPDQSTWKAGEVTFERLWPVGNEHSKLAANDASTVLRVSFAGRSILLPGDIQYAAQQAIIRRGDVASDVLMLPHHGGVQANTGAFIDAVGANLLIRSHYQSWEDTDNGLKNLTGGRRVFSTADVGAVQITIRPDGQLGVSTFAAGTASPAFGVTQWAEQE
- a CDS encoding VWA domain-containing protein: MRFLYQQWDGSEFPTQDHLAYFENFMEYLIEYGEDALRALKDIEDDPEQQKIIEQWIEEGLLEKVGVQFRLTPRAIGSLQRKALMEVFGNLKADSHEGHETPRSGTGGERMEGTRAYRFGDPVSDIDLSSTLRNAVMRHGPGLPLRLTEDDFEVHQSESQATCSTVILLDMSGSMRRWNRFAQAKRCAMAMYALIRQRFPLDTVDVIGFYSGAEIIPEQKLALSSPKHVSLFDPVVNIRVPLAEIARAPQHFTNLQMGLNMARRVLARRGGQNKQVFIITDGEPTAHLESDTVHLIYPPSERTAMTTLSESVMLSRQGVRFSVFALIDDYAYMDWVSFVDHLAKLTQGVAFYCTSGDLANCVMESYLSGRKRKAFLV
- a CDS encoding FHA domain-containing protein, with the translated sequence MPTLYVLQGPDKGRTYLTEDGSALIGRSSEQISLTDHTASRRHAEIHRANGSWVLTDLQSANGTYLNGQRIVAPSPLKHGDQIKIGSTLLVFSGGLESGGATTAGSLFRDLVEIDEDNSPAGSSIVAAIDSSEESIILQPPETADAVSAWNIIYRVAELIGTTDSATRFLEGVAEIVFRHLPVDHLVILMADEPGAALQPALVRFRGMDRGRRSKIVTSQTIVQHVLRTRDGVLCANALTDSRFSSNPQDSLHRLGLRSIICVPIVSSDHVHGVFHLDCSMARHTFTQEQLRLAVAIGRLTGMALENARLMETRVRTERLAATGETVAYLSHHIRNILQGMQGGADVIELALQRNNLATAVNGWAMMKRNLDRILHLTLNMLTFSKQRKPRIELAQLNAIVADVLSLSASRAAEKSVELVSRTSDIPAAPLDPEGMHQVIHNIVLNAVDVAPSEGGRVEVATQFDPDTETVSVSISDNGPGISPEERAHIFRAFHSSKGHAGTGLGLAAAMKIVAEMGGRIDVESELGTGATFHVRIPTKRAEEDGDSDQTHGPAATPR
- a CDS encoding Hpt domain-containing protein, with translation MSTSVPANGGPIESLLVREDPSFADLVDLFLSSLPERIMTMEQALRTEDFDALRIAAHQLKGCGAGYGYPALTQQAADLERQALDQQLADCASALGALKDVCGRVVTRCM
- a CDS encoding MTH1187 family thiamine-binding protein, with protein sequence MHVLADISIVPLGVGVSVSKYVAACERVFAEAGLSPRLHAFGTNLEGEWDVVFAAIRRAHEVLHEMGAPRISANLRFGTRTDKPQSLSDKVSSVQAKI
- a CDS encoding TolC family protein — encoded protein: MMQRILALTVFAASAGTFLSPARGQTESDASAPPAERSTPSGVIRQESGEQVDVSAAQARAVAALNMSLDRLEWHVPDPTDVETMTQRWLEDGRQRRDDTAVQAAGRIAPLVQQISRSNSIYMTLEDALHRALINNYQIDSASYGPAIATSSVVAAAAAFDATLAGSVTKNKVDRPTGSQLLANDLDQFNSSVGVTKLLPIGTQVTAQYGLERTFTSLAFQQINPEYFSDFMVELRQPLLRGFGLDRNLAELRIRKKEKGISDLDFRIQVRDTLADVERLYWRLMFARRDVVITARKLAEFEAIYQYLEARKDFDIMPVQLNATESRLEASRFEFVRRKTNLRNAQDELVAALNDPTLNLIDDFEIIPVGLPDLTLVDMDRIASVQAALEHNPEVLQQKLRLDIAGIQVGVARNEELPALDLTFRWTIDGLGGSADNSFDQLTMWDYMEYFVGVQFSMPIGNRARRAGTTSAKLSHSQAASQLKYLFERVILGVNTAIREMQTAYEQIPPTFNASEATEREVESIVARAERKDLNTLNSELAARINLADARRAMLNAMIDYNLAMIEVERAKGTLLEYYHVVISNDGD